From Cellulosimicrobium cellulans, the proteins below share one genomic window:
- a CDS encoding helix-turn-helix transcriptional regulator yields MPRPSSRAPFVARAAELDALAAAVERARRGEPGVVLVGADAGVGKTRLLTRAAELAAGSGATVVWSHCVDLGEVGLPYLPFSEALATLRTQHPAVDETVAARPALARLLDAATPADDEQSQGERLQLFESVAAALAASGTAEAPLVLVVEDLHWADPSSRDVLRFVVARLRAEHVLVVASYRADDLHRRHPLRPVLAELLRHPRVEHVQLSPFTEGELREFTTALAGAPLLPDAFESVRTRSEGNAYFAEELVESGLDDELPWSLADVLRARLEVLDPAVQHLVRVASVSGRQVSEPLLREALARDAADGEAATGRSFDAALREAIAHHVLAVEGDGARDTVVFRHALLAEAVASDLLPGERVGVHRAYLAALDDDPALGSPALRAHHALAAHDLPAALTASRAAARKAARVLAPAEELRHLEQVLALWRAVPDAADLLGEDRVTVALAAAGAASRAGEPDRAVALARKVVEGTASDPMRQASLRHVLSRYLLGTEEVEETLAHTEAALAVLPAEPPSLDRAWTLAMRARAAMNADLDELAAEVAAQALDVAHRLDAPDVEADVLTTMAILEVADDDRAAVLLAQARERAVEAGDILTELRCWYNIAANRYYAGRIDEALQVTADGLDRARATGLGWSAYGVELRLFRDLVRYVLGDLTPTETTGETMPEGSAPQLSCVQLYAAVARGDADALARGTALRRDWFRDGQIALISGGCSIDALTWAGRDEEAVALAVELVDHLGRTWSDYFLGRIWISALALAALADAADAARLQGASGAGQVAALVARGDELLEAARTTAERGRPRGGRLGPEGRAWLARAAAEHSRLTGDGDPALWEETTRLFDYGYRYEVARSRYRWAQALLGAGDRNAAEIEAAQALEEAESMGAAPLAEAVRALGRRGRLDLPGVRRSTTAVLTEREEEVLLLVAQGLTNRQIGERLFISAKTVSVHVSNVLAKLGASGRAEAVSLAHQRGLLEV; encoded by the coding sequence GTGCCACGCCCCTCCTCGCGCGCGCCCTTCGTGGCCCGCGCTGCCGAGCTCGACGCGCTCGCCGCGGCGGTCGAGCGCGCGCGCCGTGGCGAGCCGGGCGTCGTGCTCGTCGGCGCCGACGCCGGGGTCGGCAAGACGCGCCTCCTCACGCGCGCGGCGGAGCTCGCCGCCGGGAGCGGCGCGACCGTCGTCTGGAGCCACTGCGTCGACCTCGGCGAGGTCGGCCTCCCCTACCTCCCCTTCTCCGAGGCGCTGGCGACGCTGCGCACCCAGCACCCGGCGGTCGACGAGACCGTCGCGGCGCGTCCCGCGCTCGCACGCCTGCTCGACGCCGCCACGCCCGCGGACGACGAGCAGAGCCAGGGCGAGCGCCTCCAGCTCTTCGAGAGCGTCGCGGCGGCGCTCGCCGCGTCCGGGACGGCCGAGGCCCCGCTCGTGCTCGTCGTCGAGGACCTGCACTGGGCGGATCCGTCGAGCCGCGACGTCCTGCGCTTCGTCGTCGCGCGCCTGCGCGCCGAGCACGTGCTCGTCGTCGCGAGCTATCGCGCGGACGACCTGCACCGCCGCCACCCCCTGCGCCCCGTGCTCGCCGAGCTCCTGCGCCACCCGCGCGTCGAGCACGTGCAGCTCTCCCCCTTCACGGAGGGCGAGCTGCGCGAGTTCACCACCGCGCTCGCGGGCGCGCCCCTGCTGCCCGACGCGTTCGAGTCCGTCCGGACGCGCTCCGAGGGCAACGCGTACTTCGCCGAGGAGCTCGTCGAGTCGGGCCTCGACGACGAGCTGCCCTGGTCCCTCGCGGACGTCCTGCGCGCCCGCCTGGAGGTGCTCGACCCGGCCGTGCAGCACCTCGTCCGGGTCGCGTCGGTGTCCGGGCGCCAGGTGAGCGAGCCGCTCCTGCGCGAGGCGCTCGCGCGCGACGCCGCGGACGGCGAGGCGGCGACCGGGCGCTCGTTCGACGCCGCGCTGCGCGAGGCGATCGCCCACCACGTCCTCGCGGTCGAGGGCGACGGCGCGCGCGACACGGTCGTGTTCCGCCACGCGCTGCTCGCCGAGGCCGTCGCGTCCGACCTGCTGCCGGGCGAGCGCGTGGGCGTGCACCGCGCCTACCTCGCCGCGCTCGACGACGACCCCGCGCTCGGGTCCCCCGCGCTGCGCGCGCACCACGCGCTCGCCGCGCACGACCTCCCGGCCGCGCTCACGGCGTCGCGCGCCGCCGCCCGCAAGGCCGCGCGCGTGCTCGCGCCGGCGGAGGAGCTGCGGCACCTCGAGCAGGTGCTCGCGCTGTGGCGGGCCGTGCCCGACGCCGCGGACCTGCTCGGCGAGGACCGCGTCACGGTGGCGCTGGCCGCGGCCGGGGCGGCGAGCCGCGCGGGCGAGCCGGACCGCGCGGTCGCGCTCGCGCGCAAGGTCGTCGAGGGCACCGCGAGCGACCCGATGCGCCAGGCGTCGCTGCGGCACGTCCTGTCCCGGTACCTGCTCGGCACGGAGGAGGTCGAGGAGACCCTCGCCCACACCGAGGCCGCGCTGGCCGTGCTCCCGGCGGAGCCGCCGTCGCTCGACCGCGCGTGGACGCTCGCGATGCGGGCGCGCGCCGCGATGAACGCCGACCTCGACGAGCTCGCCGCGGAGGTCGCGGCGCAGGCCCTGGACGTCGCGCACCGGCTCGACGCGCCCGACGTCGAGGCCGACGTGCTCACGACGATGGCGATCCTCGAGGTCGCGGACGACGACCGGGCCGCGGTGCTGCTCGCCCAGGCCCGGGAGCGCGCCGTCGAGGCGGGCGACATCCTCACCGAGCTGCGCTGCTGGTACAACATCGCGGCCAACCGCTACTACGCGGGCCGCATCGACGAGGCGCTCCAGGTGACGGCCGACGGCCTCGACCGCGCACGCGCGACCGGGCTCGGCTGGAGCGCGTACGGCGTCGAGCTGCGCCTGTTCCGCGACCTCGTGCGGTACGTGCTCGGCGACCTCACGCCCACCGAGACCACGGGCGAGACGATGCCCGAGGGGTCCGCCCCGCAGCTCTCGTGCGTCCAGCTCTACGCGGCGGTGGCGCGGGGTGACGCCGACGCGCTCGCGCGCGGTACCGCCCTGCGGCGGGACTGGTTCCGGGACGGGCAGATCGCGCTCATCTCCGGCGGCTGCTCGATCGACGCGCTGACGTGGGCGGGGCGGGACGAGGAGGCGGTCGCGCTCGCCGTCGAGCTCGTGGACCACCTGGGCCGCACGTGGAGCGACTACTTCCTGGGCCGCATCTGGATCTCGGCGCTCGCGCTCGCCGCGCTCGCCGACGCCGCGGACGCGGCGCGCCTCCAGGGCGCGTCGGGCGCCGGCCAGGTCGCGGCGCTCGTCGCGCGGGGCGACGAGCTGCTGGAGGCGGCGCGCACGACGGCGGAGCGCGGCCGACCGCGCGGCGGTCGCCTCGGGCCCGAGGGGCGCGCCTGGCTCGCGCGCGCCGCGGCCGAGCACTCCCGGCTCACGGGCGATGGCGACCCGGCGCTGTGGGAGGAGACGACGCGCCTCTTCGACTACGGCTACCGGTACGAGGTCGCGCGCTCGCGCTACCGGTGGGCCCAGGCGCTGCTCGGTGCGGGCGACCGGAACGCCGCCGAGATCGAGGCGGCGCAGGCGCTCGAGGAGGCGGAGTCGATGGGCGCGGCCCCGCTCGCGGAGGCGGTGCGCGCGCTCGGGCGCCGTGGCCGGCTCGACCTGCCCGGGGTCCGGCGGTCCACGACGGCGGTCCTCACCGAGCGCGAGGAGGAGGTCCTGCTGCTCGTCGCGCAGGGCCTGACCAACCGGCAGATCGGCGAGCGCCTGTTCATCTCCGCGAAGACGGTGAGCGTGCACGTGTCCAACGTCCTGGCCAAGCTCGGCGCGTCCGGGCGCGCCGAGGCCGTCTCGCTCGCGCACCAGCGCGGGCTGCTCGAGGTCTGA
- a CDS encoding UBP-type zinc finger domain-containing protein has product MSVTGDGLDEALGAQLWAAVDPAVPPSGTGCAECDAGGGWWVHLRRCATCGHVGCCDTSPAQHATAHFQETGHRLMRSFEPGEDWYWDYETSQVLDGPHLAAPLSRPPDQGSPAPADRVPSDWTSLIHR; this is encoded by the coding sequence GTGAGCGTCACGGGGGACGGGCTCGACGAGGCCCTGGGCGCACAGCTCTGGGCCGCCGTCGACCCGGCGGTCCCGCCCAGCGGCACGGGCTGCGCGGAGTGCGACGCGGGCGGCGGGTGGTGGGTCCACCTGCGCCGCTGCGCGACGTGCGGGCACGTCGGGTGCTGCGACACGTCGCCGGCCCAGCACGCGACGGCGCACTTCCAGGAGACCGGCCACCGGCTCATGCGCTCGTTCGAGCCCGGCGAGGACTGGTACTGGGACTACGAGACGTCGCAGGTGCTCGACGGACCGCACCTCGCCGCGCCGCTCTCGCGCCCGCCGGACCAGGGCTCGCCCGCGCCGGCCGACCGCGTGCCGTCCGACTGGACGTCCCTCATCCACCGCTGA
- a CDS encoding LamG-like jellyroll fold domain-containing protein has product MQSMTAVAPPRGRPARIVAAALAAALTVPLAVATAVGATATPSATTTDGAGAADVAAQDLALDNGLKGEYFLSGGPSWPLTDLKATIPDQRIEFPNLVPTFAELTGRGERTSARWTGQITPDYSEAYTFSAIGDNGFRLWIDDQLVIDHWVDDWDVEQTSAPVQLQAGQEYSFRMEVFQNTGGAHLRLRWQSPSQQREIVPTDAFTYPDDFVVFPAQAALESDGTSLNVTFQGAAGGVDESLVDHLKVQVDQLAWPVAQVAAQGDVLGVTLAEPVDRASTARLVYDGEGDLTVGGEKVGSLNLPVTNGSDFRIQTPWADDFDPTNPLPEYPRPQLTRDAWQNLNGVWQFEAAESDDAVPSGRDLDEEIVVPYAVESALSGIERREDDMFYRRTFEVPQDWAVGSDNRLRVNFGAVDYVATVYVNGTEVGTHRGGYESFSVDVTDALVEGTEQEIVVRAVDTTDGSNQAVGKQTLNPGGIFYTPTSGIWQTVWMEPVPAAAIDAVVTTPDVEAGVLAVTAQSASASDDAEVTAVVRDAEGTEVGTVTGAANELLAVEIPDAHLWSPEDPYLYDIDVTLTDGGATDTVASYAGMRSIEVSEVDGVQRILLNGEKTFLMSTLDQGYWPDGIYTPASDEAYVFDIQAHKDLGFNTLRKHIKVEPARFYYHADTLGLMIWQDIPSGWFNNGDTNPASRVFWEQEMKDIIDQHRSVPSIVGWVTFNEGWGEWNLGDTARIGTTIDEYDPSRILNTHSGYNCCASKGDSKTGDIIDWHQYTGPALPKPDATRAAIDGEHGGFSMSVPGHMWPGVSANPYGGVANSEALTDAYVQNTEKLVRPAQCYLSGSVYTEISDVENELNGFYTYDRRVLKMDAARVKDVNERVVAAAKQGSAPVDPGTPGLTGTGRWSFDEGQGTTAADGVGDHAASGTGTWVAGHGDTGSAIRLNGTNQSFTTEGPVVDTTGSYTISAWAQLDKTPGGAWSTIVGQDSSLGSSAFYLQYGGGGRWAFSYEGEPRAEYVVQPVLGDWYHVVGVRDAADQKLKLYVNGELVGQSDVCGGTTPSGPLTIGRGQWSGNPVDYWPGTIDDVRVFDRALSDAEVAQVYAGDDGEEPTLDVTVTADARCLAGKVYVAVRATNGEDVPVDVTLATPFGTKAFAAVAPGANAYQSFAVRGASVEAGEATITASATVDGEQVSTEVAAPYDATTCG; this is encoded by the coding sequence ATGCAGTCCATGACAGCGGTAGCACCACCACGGGGCAGACCCGCGAGGATCGTCGCGGCGGCGCTGGCCGCCGCACTGACGGTCCCCCTGGCCGTGGCGACGGCGGTCGGTGCGACCGCGACGCCGTCGGCCACGACGACGGACGGGGCGGGTGCGGCCGACGTCGCGGCCCAGGACCTCGCGCTCGACAACGGCCTCAAGGGCGAGTACTTCCTGTCCGGCGGCCCGTCGTGGCCGCTCACCGACCTCAAGGCCACGATCCCCGACCAGCGGATCGAGTTCCCCAACCTGGTCCCCACGTTCGCGGAGCTCACCGGCCGCGGCGAGCGCACCTCCGCGCGCTGGACGGGCCAGATCACGCCTGACTACAGCGAGGCGTACACGTTCTCCGCGATCGGCGACAACGGCTTCCGGCTGTGGATCGACGACCAGCTCGTCATCGACCACTGGGTCGACGACTGGGACGTCGAGCAGACGTCCGCCCCGGTCCAGCTCCAGGCGGGCCAGGAGTACTCGTTCCGCATGGAGGTGTTCCAGAACACCGGCGGTGCGCACCTCCGGTTGCGGTGGCAGAGCCCCTCGCAGCAACGTGAGATCGTGCCGACCGACGCCTTCACGTACCCCGACGACTTCGTCGTCTTCCCCGCGCAGGCCGCGCTCGAGAGCGACGGCACGAGCCTGAACGTGACGTTCCAGGGCGCCGCGGGCGGCGTCGACGAGAGCCTCGTCGACCACCTCAAGGTCCAGGTGGACCAGCTCGCATGGCCCGTCGCGCAGGTCGCGGCGCAGGGCGACGTCCTCGGCGTCACGCTCGCCGAGCCCGTCGACCGCGCGTCGACCGCCCGCCTGGTCTACGACGGCGAGGGTGACCTCACCGTCGGCGGCGAGAAGGTCGGCTCGCTCAACCTGCCGGTCACCAACGGGTCCGACTTCCGGATCCAGACCCCGTGGGCCGACGACTTCGACCCCACCAACCCCCTGCCGGAGTACCCGCGCCCGCAGCTCACGCGCGACGCGTGGCAGAACCTCAACGGCGTCTGGCAGTTCGAGGCGGCGGAGTCCGACGACGCCGTGCCGAGCGGCCGCGACCTCGACGAGGAGATCGTCGTCCCGTACGCGGTCGAGTCCGCGCTGTCGGGCATCGAGCGGCGTGAGGACGACATGTTCTACCGCCGGACGTTCGAGGTGCCGCAGGACTGGGCGGTCGGGAGCGACAACCGGCTGCGCGTCAACTTCGGCGCGGTCGACTACGTCGCCACCGTGTACGTCAACGGCACGGAGGTCGGCACCCACCGCGGCGGGTACGAGTCGTTCTCCGTGGACGTCACGGACGCGCTCGTCGAGGGCACCGAGCAGGAGATCGTGGTGCGCGCCGTCGACACGACGGACGGCAGCAACCAGGCCGTCGGCAAGCAGACGCTCAACCCGGGCGGCATCTTCTACACCCCGACGTCGGGCATCTGGCAGACGGTGTGGATGGAGCCGGTCCCCGCGGCGGCGATCGACGCCGTCGTCACGACGCCCGACGTCGAGGCCGGCGTCCTCGCGGTGACCGCGCAGTCGGCCTCCGCGTCGGACGACGCCGAGGTGACCGCCGTCGTGCGGGACGCCGAGGGCACCGAGGTCGGCACCGTCACCGGCGCCGCGAACGAGCTGCTCGCGGTCGAGATCCCGGACGCGCACCTGTGGTCGCCGGAGGACCCGTACCTCTACGACATCGACGTCACCCTGACCGACGGCGGCGCGACCGACACCGTGGCCTCCTACGCGGGCATGCGCTCGATCGAGGTCTCCGAGGTCGACGGTGTGCAGCGCATCCTGCTCAACGGCGAGAAGACGTTCCTCATGTCGACGCTCGACCAGGGCTACTGGCCGGACGGCATCTACACGCCCGCGTCCGACGAGGCGTACGTGTTCGACATCCAGGCCCACAAGGACCTGGGCTTCAACACGCTGCGCAAGCACATCAAGGTCGAGCCCGCGCGCTTCTACTACCACGCCGACACGCTGGGTCTGATGATCTGGCAGGACATCCCGAGCGGCTGGTTCAACAACGGCGACACGAACCCGGCGTCCCGCGTCTTCTGGGAGCAGGAGATGAAGGACATCATCGACCAGCACCGCTCGGTGCCGTCGATCGTCGGGTGGGTCACGTTCAACGAGGGCTGGGGCGAGTGGAACCTCGGCGACACGGCGCGGATCGGCACCACGATCGACGAGTACGACCCGAGCCGCATCCTCAACACGCACTCGGGCTACAACTGCTGCGCGTCCAAGGGTGACTCCAAGACGGGCGACATCATCGACTGGCACCAGTACACCGGCCCGGCCCTGCCGAAGCCGGACGCCACGCGCGCCGCGATCGACGGCGAGCACGGCGGCTTCTCGATGAGCGTCCCGGGCCACATGTGGCCGGGCGTGTCCGCCAACCCGTACGGCGGCGTCGCGAACAGCGAGGCCCTCACGGACGCGTACGTGCAGAACACCGAGAAGCTCGTCCGGCCGGCGCAGTGCTACCTGTCCGGTTCGGTGTACACCGAGATCTCCGACGTCGAGAACGAGCTCAACGGCTTCTACACCTACGACCGCCGCGTCCTCAAGATGGACGCCGCGCGCGTGAAGGACGTCAACGAGCGCGTCGTCGCGGCGGCGAAGCAGGGCTCCGCGCCCGTCGACCCGGGCACCCCGGGCCTCACCGGCACGGGCCGCTGGTCGTTCGACGAGGGCCAGGGCACGACGGCGGCCGACGGCGTGGGCGACCACGCGGCGTCGGGCACGGGCACCTGGGTCGCCGGTCACGGCGACACCGGTTCCGCGATCAGGCTCAACGGCACGAACCAGTCGTTCACGACCGAGGGGCCTGTCGTCGACACGACCGGCTCGTACACGATCTCCGCGTGGGCGCAGCTCGACAAGACGCCCGGCGGTGCGTGGTCGACGATCGTCGGCCAGGACTCGTCGCTCGGCTCGAGCGCGTTCTACCTCCAGTACGGCGGCGGCGGCCGGTGGGCCTTCTCCTACGAGGGGGAGCCGCGCGCCGAGTACGTCGTGCAGCCCGTCCTGGGCGACTGGTACCACGTCGTGGGGGTCCGCGACGCGGCCGACCAGAAGCTCAAGCTCTACGTTAACGGCGAGCTCGTCGGCCAGTCCGACGTGTGCGGCGGCACCACGCCGTCCGGCCCGCTGACGATCGGGCGCGGGCAGTGGAGCGGCAACCCCGTCGACTACTGGCCGGGCACGATCGACGACGTGCGCGTCTTCGACCGGGCGCTGTCCGACGCCGAGGTCGCCCAGGTCTACGCCGGCGACGACGGCGAGGAGCCGACGCTCGACGTGACCGTGACCGCCGACGCACGCTGCCTCGCGGGCAAGGTGTACGTGGCGGTGCGCGCGACGAACGGCGAGGACGTCCCCGTGGACGTCACCCTCGCCACGCCGTTCGGGACCAAGGCGTTCGCCGCCGTGGCCCCGGGGGCGAACGCGTACCAGTCGTTCGCGGTACGTGGCGCGTCCGTCGAGGCGGGCGAGGCGACCATCACGGCGTCGGCCACCGTCGACGGCGAGCAGGTCAGCACGGAGGTCGCCGCGCCGTACGACGCGACCACCTGCGGCTGA
- a CDS encoding LapA family protein, producing the protein MATTPLSSATNGQPTAAVSGSRPAHVSRTSGNPTRTPRTRTGATWVGLCVAALVLVALIVFMLQNTQLVLVSFFGWQGSVPLALALLIAGIGVGIVALVVGTLRIHQLRRRLAHRL; encoded by the coding sequence ATGGCCACCACCCCGCTCAGCTCCGCGACGAACGGGCAACCCACCGCTGCCGTGTCGGGCAGTCGTCCAGCACACGTGTCCCGCACGTCGGGCAACCCGACGCGGACTCCCCGGACCCGCACCGGAGCCACGTGGGTCGGCCTGTGCGTCGCCGCCCTCGTCCTGGTCGCGCTCATCGTGTTCATGCTCCAGAACACCCAGCTCGTGCTCGTCTCGTTCTTCGGCTGGCAAGGCTCCGTCCCCCTCGCCCTCGCCCTGCTCATCGCGGGGATCGGCGTCGGGATCGTCGCCCTCGTCGTCGGTACCCTGCGCATCCACCAGCTCCGCCGACGCCTCGCACACCGCCTCTAG
- a CDS encoding fatty acid desaturase family protein, giving the protein MLAKMVRESGLLRRRYGYYWTRLVLTVAALGAVWAGIVLLGDSWWQLLLAVVLALVLAQLAFLGHDSSHRQVFRSRAWNDWTARILANALVGLSHAWWTAKHDAHHAAPNQEGQDPDISPGVIAFTPAVVASRHGWRRWLAHRQGWYFFPLLALEGLHLHVASVRRVLGRRPVPHRGVEVPVLLARLALYLVALGLLLPPTVAAAFLAVQLAAFGILLGGAFAPNHKGMPIVPATADVDFLRRQVLMSRNIRGGAVVDFLMGGLNRQVEHHLFPSMPRPNLRRVQPLVREYCSQLGVTYTEVGFFASYRIVVQYLNDVPGHAREPFSCPLAASLGR; this is encoded by the coding sequence GTGCTCGCGAAGATGGTGCGCGAGTCCGGCCTGCTGCGCCGTCGGTACGGCTACTACTGGACCCGGCTCGTCCTGACGGTCGCCGCGCTCGGCGCCGTCTGGGCAGGGATCGTCCTCCTGGGCGACTCCTGGTGGCAGCTCCTGCTGGCCGTGGTGCTCGCGCTCGTGCTCGCCCAGCTCGCGTTCCTGGGTCACGACAGCTCCCACCGGCAGGTGTTCCGGTCCCGCGCGTGGAACGACTGGACCGCGCGCATCCTCGCGAACGCGCTCGTCGGGCTCAGCCACGCCTGGTGGACCGCGAAGCATGATGCCCACCACGCCGCCCCGAACCAGGAGGGCCAGGACCCCGACATCTCACCGGGCGTGATCGCGTTCACGCCCGCCGTCGTCGCGAGCCGCCACGGCTGGCGACGGTGGCTGGCCCACCGGCAGGGCTGGTACTTCTTCCCCCTGCTCGCGCTCGAGGGCCTCCACCTGCACGTCGCGAGCGTGCGCAGGGTGCTCGGGCGTCGGCCGGTGCCCCACCGGGGCGTGGAGGTCCCGGTCCTGCTCGCGCGGCTCGCCCTCTACCTGGTGGCGCTGGGCCTGCTGCTGCCTCCGACCGTCGCGGCGGCGTTCCTCGCGGTCCAGCTCGCGGCCTTCGGCATCCTGCTCGGGGGCGCGTTCGCACCGAACCACAAGGGCATGCCGATCGTCCCGGCGACGGCCGACGTCGACTTCCTGCGCCGCCAGGTGCTCATGTCCCGCAACATCCGCGGCGGCGCCGTCGTCGACTTCCTCATGGGCGGTCTCAACCGCCAGGTCGAGCACCACCTGTTCCCGAGCATGCCGCGCCCGAACCTCCGGCGCGTCCAGCCGCTCGTACGCGAGTACTGCTCCCAGCTCGGCGTGACGTACACAGAGGTCGGGTTCTTCGCCTCCTACCGGATCGTCGTCCAGTACCTCAACGACGTCCCTGGCCACGCCCGCGAACCGTTCTCCTGCCCCCTGGCCGCCAGCCTCGGCCGCTAG
- a CDS encoding DUF6221 family protein, producing MALTEFLLARIDEDEAACASLEDESGPPTPWSRSRLLTECAVRRRIITLAYEATGYDMTADLERDSNDRAESGIAFVGDRILRALATPYAQHPDFDPAWRT from the coding sequence ATGGCGCTGACCGAGTTCCTGCTCGCCCGGATCGACGAGGACGAAGCAGCGTGCGCGAGCCTCGAGGACGAGTCGGGACCGCCGACGCCGTGGTCACGGTCGCGGCTGCTGACCGAGTGCGCGGTGAGACGGCGCATCATCACCCTCGCGTACGAGGCCACCGGGTACGACATGACCGCCGACCTCGAGCGGGACAGCAACGACCGTGCCGAGAGCGGCATCGCCTTCGTCGGCGACCGCATCCTGCGGGCACTCGCCACGCCCTACGCCCAGCACCCGGACTTCGACCCTGCCTGGCGCACCTGA
- a CDS encoding VOC family protein, which translates to MAVQLSPYLNFDGDARAAVEFYGTVFGVAPDISTYDSFGPVDDPAQAKKVMHAQLPIEGAGTLMASDVPPGTTLTDHASVALFGGPDDRERLRAWFAALSDGAQDVMAMQTAPWGDEFGMLTDRFGVGWLVNVSGPTTT; encoded by the coding sequence GTGGCCGTTCAGCTCAGCCCCTACCTGAACTTCGACGGAGACGCGCGTGCCGCCGTCGAGTTCTACGGCACCGTGTTCGGCGTCGCGCCGGACATCAGCACCTACGACTCGTTCGGCCCGGTGGACGACCCGGCGCAGGCGAAGAAGGTCATGCACGCCCAGCTCCCGATCGAGGGCGCCGGGACGCTCATGGCATCCGACGTCCCCCCGGGGACGACGCTCACGGACCACGCGTCGGTCGCGCTGTTCGGTGGCCCCGACGACCGCGAGCGCCTCCGCGCCTGGTTCGCCGCGCTGTCCGACGGAGCGCAGGACGTCATGGCGATGCAGACGGCGCCGTGGGGCGACGAGTTCGGGATGCTCACCGACCGGTTCGGCGTCGGGTGGCTGGTGAACGTCTCCGGCCCGACGACGACATGA
- a CDS encoding S-adenosylmethionine decarboxylase family protein, producing MQRNLVHVFDVSGADPALLDDDPTVRRCLDAIVRHAGMTPLGEASHRFEPQGTSVVILLAESHLAVHTWPEHGTAYVTLTTCRAPASATFTEDVRTLLADALGAADVAVRSLV from the coding sequence GTGCAGCGCAACCTCGTCCACGTCTTCGACGTGTCGGGCGCCGATCCCGCGCTGCTCGACGACGACCCGACCGTCCGCCGCTGTCTCGACGCGATCGTCCGGCACGCGGGCATGACGCCGCTCGGCGAGGCGTCCCACCGCTTCGAACCCCAGGGCACGAGCGTCGTGATCCTGCTCGCCGAGTCCCACCTCGCCGTGCACACGTGGCCCGAGCACGGCACCGCCTACGTGACGCTCACGACCTGCCGGGCCCCGGCGTCGGCCACGTTCACCGAGGACGTGCGCACCCTGCTCGCCGACGCGCTGGGCGCGGCCGACGTCGCCGTGCGGAGCCTCGTGTGA
- a CDS encoding DUF4178 domain-containing protein translates to MSRTRPRLALRVGEDLVGTPPHLATPRAVAVLSTVHGGTTFTWEEWQLLAHDGADVWVEYDHDTRDVTLLHPTEAWPPVVDLAGLHTGRTLGLRLDGRQYSLVVRERGTGRVEHVEGQFAEPFVVGQQVEYVDLSAHGTIVSIERTAGPLGPVTAVYRGRRIDAAEQRRLFGRRVAPRTLPGGRFVAFAIAAVVLVGLAASCTARAATGDGSCTPRTVETVAPSGEVTSTAQSGTCVRRSVYGGGGGGLGK, encoded by the coding sequence GTGAGCCGGACCCGCCCCCGGCTCGCGCTGCGCGTCGGCGAGGACCTCGTCGGCACGCCGCCCCACCTCGCCACGCCGCGCGCCGTCGCCGTCCTGTCGACCGTGCACGGCGGCACCACCTTCACGTGGGAGGAGTGGCAGCTCCTCGCCCACGACGGCGCGGACGTCTGGGTCGAGTACGACCACGACACGCGCGACGTCACGCTCCTGCACCCGACCGAGGCGTGGCCGCCCGTCGTCGACCTCGCGGGGCTGCACACCGGGCGGACGCTCGGCCTGCGCCTCGACGGGCGGCAGTACTCGCTCGTCGTGCGCGAGCGCGGCACGGGCCGGGTCGAGCACGTCGAGGGGCAGTTCGCGGAGCCGTTCGTCGTCGGGCAGCAGGTCGAGTACGTCGACCTCTCGGCCCACGGGACGATCGTCTCGATCGAGCGCACGGCCGGCCCGCTCGGTCCCGTGACCGCGGTCTACCGCGGTCGTCGCATCGACGCCGCGGAGCAACGCCGCCTCTTCGGGCGCCGCGTCGCGCCGCGCACGCTCCCCGGTGGCCGGTTCGTGGCCTTCGCGATCGCCGCGGTCGTGCTCGTCGGGCTCGCGGCCTCGTGCACGGCGCGCGCCGCCACGGGAGACGGGTCGTGCACGCCCCGCACCGTCGAGACCGTCGCACCGTCCGGCGAGGTGACCAGCACCGCGCAGAGCGGCACGTGCGTACGCCGCTCCGTCTACGGCGGCGGTGGCGGCGGGCTCGGCAAGTGA
- a CDS encoding DUF350 domain-containing protein translates to MIATAAPLAFLWSFFSTILYSALGIVLLLVTLVVANKVFRLNLHRELVDEHNVAFGVMIAGLAVAIGLIIAGTISS, encoded by the coding sequence GTGATCGCAACCGCCGCCCCGCTGGCGTTCCTCTGGTCCTTCTTCTCGACCATCCTCTACTCGGCGCTCGGCATCGTCCTGCTGCTCGTCACGCTCGTGGTCGCCAACAAGGTGTTCCGGCTCAACCTGCACCGCGAGCTCGTCGACGAGCACAACGTCGCGTTCGGCGTGATGATCGCGGGCCTCGCCGTCGCGATCGGCCTCATCATCGCGGGGACGATCAGCTCCTGA